Genomic segment of Terriglobia bacterium:
TACGCGGACCTCGTTGCGCAGCTTGTCCACCAGTTTCTTGGCGATCTCGCCCGGTGATCCGTCCAGCATCTCGGTCTTTTTGGTTTTTTGCGGGACGTACAGCTTCTCGATCTTCTGCAGGTTGTCGCCGACGGCGGCCTTCACTTCGTCCAGCGCCACTTTGCGCATGGGTTTGTTCTTGGCCTGCTTGATGCCCAGCAGCGTGGCGTAGCGCAGCTTGTTGATGCCCGACTGGATGGTCAGAACCGCCGGCAACGGCATGGTCACGTGCTGGAAAAAGCCGGCTTCCAGTTCGCGCTTCACCTTAATGCCGCCGCTCTCGTTCTTCTGGATCTCCATGATGATGGTGGCGTGCGGCCAGTTCAGCAGTTCCGCCATGACCACGCCGGTCTGGGCGAAGCCGTAATCGTCCGACTGCAGGCCGGTGAAGATCAGGTCAAATTGCTCATCTTTGATGGCCGCCACAAACGCCTTGGCGATGTTCAGCGCATCCATGCCCACGAACCCGTTGTCTTCCAAATGGATTGCCCGGTCGGCGCCCTTGGCCAGCCCTTCGCGCAGAACAGTCTGCGCGCGCGCCGGCCCGGCGGTGATCACCACCACTTCGCCGCCGTGCTTTTCTTTCTGCCGCAGCGCTTCTTCCAGGGCATAGGCGTCGGGCTCGTTGACTTCATAGGAGACGTCGTCGCGGATCCACGTGCCGGTTTCGTTCAGCTTGAGGGGAGCGTCTTTCTGCGGGACCTGCTTCATGCAGACCAGAATCTTCATAAGGTGTTGTTCCTGCGCCTCGTTGTATAAAAGCTTAGATGACGTTCACCGGCCAAGTGTTAGGGCCGGAAATGGGGAATGAAACCTGCAAGTATAAATGAGCGGAGAGGATTGTGGGTGACCGGCTACTCCGGCGCCTTTCAGGCTGGGTCCACGACGCAATCTGCGGTGAGGGGGATGATGAGGGCCCGCAAGCCGCCATCGTCAATGACCGCGGTGACCCGAACAGGCCCGTTTTCCCGCGCGTCCCAGTATGCGCTGATCTCAACCACGTAGAGTTTGCCGTCAGATCCTGTGACTACTTTGGTGATTGGTTCGCTGCCGATCAGGCGTCCGAGTTGCTCGTAGCCCATTTCCCAGGCAGCGGTCAACTCTTGCTCCAGAAGCGCTTCTGCAACCGCTCTGTTCATGCTTGGCTACTCCAGAAACGCCACCGACTGCACCCCCGCCACGTCGAAGCGCTTGCGGCAGCGTATGTTCTTGCACATGGTCACGTCATCGCGGCGGACCATGTAAGACTGGGCTTTGGCGAACTTGGCGCGGTCGCGCTCATCGGCGCGTCCGGGAAGCTGCTTCTTTTTGGTGCGCACCAGCCATGAAAGTTCGTACTCGTTGGCCGTCCGGCAGTGCGGACAGGTCAGTGTGTGCGGCTTCTTGGCTTCTTTCTCGTCGTAAAAGTCGCGCTCGTCCATTGCCCTAGTGTAAACGCTGAACGCGCTCCGCCGCACAAGGAAAACTTCGTTCATCGCTTAAGGCCGCTCCCTCGGGGTAACATGCTAGGGTTAACTCATCAGCAGGGAAATTCAGGAGGGATGGCGATGGCTTTTTCCAGAAGAGATTTCATCATGACCGGGGCCGGTGCGGCATGCGCGGTGGCCACCGGCGGGGCGCAGGTTCTACAGAACAACGGCGCGCAGAACACTCCACCGCAGGACAACCCACAGGCCAAGCCGGTGGAACCAGGCAAAACCCTGCCTGCCGACCGCATGCCGGAAATCCCCGCCGACAAAATGACCGACGCGCAGAAGAAAGCCGCGGAAGAATTCGCCGCCGGACGCGGCACCCCGGTTTTTGGTCCGTTCATCCCCATGTTGCGCAGCCCGGAAGTGATGTTGCGCGCCAAGGCCATGGGCGACTACCTGCGCTACAAGAATTCTCTGCCGTCCAAGATCAGCGAGTTCGCCATCCTGATTACGGCGCGGCACTGGTCGCAGCAGTACGAGTGGGCCGTGCACTTTCCCATCGCTTTCAATGCCGGGCTCGGCTCGGAAATGCTCAAAACCATCGCCGCAGGCCGTTTCCCTAAAGGCCTGTATGAAAGCGAACAGCTTTGCTATGAGTTCTGCACCGAGCTCCTGACCAACCAGTGCGTCAGCGACGAGACCTACAGCTGGGCGGTCAGCAAGTGGGGCGAGCAGGGCGTGATCGACCTGGTGGGCGTGTGCGGCTACTACACCTTCCTGGCCATGATCTTGAATGTGGCGCGCACCGCTTTGCCCAAAGGCGCCCAGCCCCCGCTGATCAATTTCCCGCACTAGTTGCGGCGAAGGTTGGTTCTTGCCGTGATGGAGAGGAGAATCTGTGAAGCTTCTTATTGCGATAGTTTGCTTGTGTTTCTTACTGCCGGGTTTGGTTGCCGCCCAAAGTCCTGCACAACCCGTCCCGGCGCAAGCGGCGAATCAACCAACTGCTACTCCATCTGGCGCTTCCCCAACGCAGACCAAGATCGATCCTGCCAAGGAAGCTGACATTCGCCATCTCCTGGATGTCATGGGGAGCCGCAAGGTCATGAGTGAAACCATGGACGCCATGACCAACAGCATCCGGCCTCTGATGGCCAATGCACTGCCTCCCGGAGAATATCGTGAG
This window contains:
- a CDS encoding electron transfer flavoprotein subunit beta/FixA family protein encodes the protein MKILVCMKQVPQKDAPLKLNETGTWIRDDVSYEVNEPDAYALEEALRQKEKHGGEVVVITAGPARAQTVLREGLAKGADRAIHLEDNGFVGMDALNIAKAFVAAIKDEQFDLIFTGLQSDDYGFAQTGVVMAELLNWPHATIIMEIQKNESGGIKVKRELEAGFFQHVTMPLPAVLTIQSGINKLRYATLLGIKQAKNKPMRKVALDEVKAAVGDNLQKIEKLYVPQKTKKTEMLDGSPGEIAKKLVDKLRNEVRVI
- a CDS encoding DUF3887 domain-containing protein; the encoded protein is MNRAVAEALLEQELTAAWEMGYEQLGRLIGSEPITKVVTGSDGKLYVVEISAYWDARENGPVRVTAVIDDGGLRALIIPLTADCVVDPA
- a CDS encoding carboxymuconolactone decarboxylase family protein, coding for MEPGKTLPADRMPEIPADKMTDAQKKAAEEFAAGRGTPVFGPFIPMLRSPEVMLRAKAMGDYLRYKNSLPSKISEFAILITARHWSQQYEWAVHFPIAFNAGLGSEMLKTIAAGRFPKGLYESEQLCYEFCTELLTNQCVSDETYSWAVSKWGEQGVIDLVGVCGYYTFLAMILNVARTALPKGAQPPLINFPH